TTACAGAGGCATAGAATTACATTAGGACAAAGACATTGTGACATTGAAATAAGCTAAATTAAAGAAAGTGATCTAGACGTGGCAGATGTTTTGAATGGGTAATGACTTGAGATTACATCGGTTAAGACTTTTACCGATGTGGTTGCCGtagggtgtttttttaaaatttggttTGTAATAGTAGGAGTgctaaatggaaaatgttttccattttttgcaTTAGATTTCTATGGCGTTAGTTTAGTCTCAAAACTCGCGAACGCACCAACCACACGCGCGCGTACAATTTGAGAGAGCGGGACTGAAATATCCTGTATTTCCTGTTTACCCGGATCTGATTATCTTTGGGCACCACCCGAGTTCAGGCTGCCATGACTTTTGGGTTACTGTTCAAAGAGTTTGCTTGCATCCGGATTATGTGACTTAAACACCCATCTACGCACCCGTTAACTCCAAGGCCAAAAGGGGTCAGGTTGTCATGAGAGTCCATATGCCACATATAATAATTCGGCCCTGGGACACTATAAAATCTTCTCCGGAGTCTGGTGCCTCTCCGTTGCTGTACGCCCTCTGGATCAAGATGGGACTGGACCGAGTAAACCAAATCACAAGTAACACACAGTTCAGCTAATCTGCACCGCTCGTGCTCGGCTTCTGTATAGACCTTAGAGGAAGCATCATGatttcagaggaaaacagaTGAGTTTcctaatgacaaaaaaataaaagcataactAAATCGTACTCTTCTCACCAACACTGTGGCATTAAATCCTAACTGAGGAGTAAATAGGAACAGTATTATTgaacattttatattcattttcaatattttttttactgaggcCTGAAAGAACTGAAACTGTCAACAAGGAGGTTTAAAATCTTCAGGCCAGTTACAATCCATTTGCCGTGTCCATAGGCAGTAGAGGAGGGAGTACTATGATCTTTTACACCGTTGTATTACTAATACAAAtatgcatcaacaacaacataacacaCAATGGAATTCAACAGTTTTTATTGCCATACAGTGGAAATACGTGTGTGATGTATGAGCTCACAAATTTGAGTTGAGCAGCTGCTGTTACTCATGGTGAGGGTGTGTGACAGGATGGTTGGAGAAAGTACAACACTATTtctggaaataaataaagtcacaGCAATCCTCAGGCACAAAGTCACTCACTGTGTACAAGAGGAGGAGTACACTCTGGTCATACAGACACTTTGCAATGGAAATATACACAACAACCCCGGTGTGCTGCTCTAAGTCTTCCCTTATTGTctgaacaaaaatgtaaaaaaaaaaaatgtcagagaatatCCAAGAATAACAAAAGCACACCCTTGTCCATCTCTGGAGTAGAGTGACACCAGAGTGTCTCAATCGTGTTCAGTGTCGCTGTTTGATTTCTGATTTCCAGGTCCTTTTCCGTTTCTGTAAGTCTGGATTTGGACCTGAGAACATaacaaaagaaatccatcaGGATATGGCACATgaagaatatcatttttttcaggttgTACCTACTGAAAGGTTATGTTTAGTATGAAAATTGTAAATACATGTTTCTTATccttttttattgcatttttttacataacaatGCAACATGTCATGCCCCCATTATGAAATGAGCATCAACTTATTCAAACATGAGAGAggccttgttgatgaggctgacggcaagggatagttcagtgattttgaagtggggttgtatgaggtacttatgcatagttaaaaTGTtgccttatggagatggtgatcagtgatatcatttaacggagtttggagggcaaatggaagtagcgtaagaTACTCTGCACCGCCACAagttggtgtagtaatacatggccaAAGTACGcttggaaaaaaagtgcaaaaataaactaaagcagtgaaaagtACATCCTTTAGCATACAAttgaacacaattttttttgggaaggatttaaaaatgtggcggaaaatgtgtttttcagatgtcccctctgcaacagtgggactccggactttcactacttccacttcacctccaaactccgtaaaatgacagcactgatcaccatctccataaagtatcatattaactatgcataagtaactcatacaaccccacttcaaaatcactgaaatatccCTTTAAGGTGCAGTTGGCTGTCAGAGCAACATGACACTGACTGACGTAACTTGTACCGTGGTTCCGTCCAGCacatgtctgtctttctccagTACACTGTTCTTTGCTTTCTCCGTCTTGAATCCAACCCAGCAGTGGCCTTTGTGGAAGCCTGTGTCTAAATTCTGGTaccacacacagcacaaacacaagggCAACATTTTTCAGGTTTAACAATCAATTAATTAACCAATCAATGAAACCCAATATTATGTTTATTGGGATGAATAACTCAAGCATGTCTGTACTAGGCCTGTCAggataactactttttgttgcaggATATGTTGTCCCAGGAATGATTTTTAGATACAGGAACAAGTGAGCTCGCAATACAGGTCTATTGGTCATTGCGAGCGCAAGTCCTacacaatttgtgttgctgctgaaagTAATGTTACCAAAGTTCAGACAAAAccagcaatttgaagacatggcgCCGTCTGAAAATACTaacaaatccatattttctgacatttatagaccaaaccagtaattgattaatcatacgcCAAGATgagagactttgctggactgttattgacgttcattcttatgtcatcaaacacacatgtagacacaatggctgttattgaggtcaataaaaatgattgagttcatattcatgtatcatgCGATTAGccgataatgtaattatcgtgacaggcctagtttGTACCATGTGTAAAACAGAAAGGTTGCCTGGATGGAAGAACAcagttcaaaatcaaacactATGGTTCGATTAGGAATGAATGAATAGGATAACAAGCCACCTTCATTGGTAATGCTAGAAGTACACGGCTGTGTAAGGTTCTTATAACCTATCATTAGATGGATTAAAATTGTCATTTATATCCAGTAACACTGCTCACAGTAAATATCAGTAACAGAAAACAGCTTACAAATGGTAGACGACACTTAATCACTAAGCCAAACTGTCCAAAGTACTCCACCAAATcgtctgaaagaaaaaagaaaaacatattatCGAGTTAAGTTGAGACATTTCGTGGTGTCAAGCACAGACTCAGAGTTTTGATCAAGTCATCGGATGCATGTACACCGTCCTATGACCTGGACTCACTGACATCTCGTTATAACCTTGATGCTCACACCACACGCCTGAAACTGAGTGTACAGCGTGTTGACTCGATTTAGAATTCTTCTTTATTCCAGACACACTCAGCAGGTCCAGATCAGAGGTTTTTAGACGCATATCGAATTGACCCTAACTCTCACCCGTACTCTCCCCACATGCAGAAGCTGTTAGCCGAAGCTAACCCGAAGCTAACCCACAATGAGACTGACGCCCCAGCTAACGCGCACAATAAGACGACAGCTACAAAGACGAAcgacacagacaaactgactgTGGACGACAAGTGGAACCGTTAGATCGACTCACTTCTGGCCACAGTCCAGGGTATTTTGGTCACGAAGAGGTCCATCGCTTTCTTGGAGGACGCCGCCATGTTTCCCTCTGACCTATGACGGCAGCATTACGCGACACAAACCGGACACGCAGCCACAGGCGGGATATTAAACAACACGTTGAAAAGTAAGTTCTGTAATTGTTTCTAAGGTTTATATGTCTACTATTACAACACTGtaattgattgaaatgtttatttcgactatttaaataattaacattATATATGGTAATggtaatgtataaaataaagaaattattgcttttttaacCTTATGAAATGATCCTCTTGCCTGCATGATTTTAACCTGCTCTGTCACAACCCATACCGTTTTTCacctgttgaaatacctttaaatGGGCCATGATACAACCAATCTGCCAAAAAGGACGGAAGTCAGtttctggcggacgatcactttttggcagcACACCGGAACTTGCCTGGAGTTGAAAGGTGAGTGACGTCACCATGGCCAAGATGGCAGCCTCCGCTGCGGAGTGTGGAGAAGATGCGTTTCGCAAAGTGTTCAAGTTTTACAAGAGGAGGAACCCGCCGCCGGACTTCAGCGACGTCGTCGACTTCTCCACAGGTGCGGCGGGCGACAAGGTGAGCGGAAGGTCGCGGCGAGGACCGGCAGACTTCTCCGGAATCACGTGACGGAGCCCGAGCCCGAGCTCGGCCTTCGTACAGCTATTTCAGACGGtgtttataaaaaacaataacagttaTTGGACGTAACTCcagtttagagctgcaacagtttattttaGTCATCGATTGCAGTGcttcccctaccattgaattggggggcgccccgcccctccaactGGAGCCCCCCCCcagtcaaatacattttaataatttttttaaatttttgtttatGAATTTTACATaataatgccaagcagaagtcatttaaggtcactttccttatacaccttattcctcattcctgtataaaagatcGTGGAGGAAACTTAACTTGATTTGTgaaaacctaaccctaaccctaacgagccctttctatggaccaaacaactaatcgattcactgaggaaaaaaatcgacagattaatcgattatgaggataatcgttagttgcgcCCCTACTCCAGTTCTATGAATTAGATTTGAACAAACTCCtccgtaaaaaacaaaacaaatttaaaaaaaaactaagagaTAATGCCGAAGTAGAGATTTCTGGCTCGGAATATGTGAAAAATCTCTTTTTGGTAAAGTTGTGCATTGCAAATGAAATCTAAGAAATGCTCTGAAAATTAATTTCAGTCAAACAAACTAGTGGAGAGAAATCTTAATGTCTTAATGTGGCTAAATGATTCCTAGTAAAAAGTAGCCCTTAACCTCAAAATAGATTTgtgcatgacaaaaaaacaaacaaaaaaactctccATTTTGTGTCGAGCCTTACAAAGTTGGTCTCAGCTGTGGTGAAAGACACACTCACCTACCATTATACCTTAAGTACTGTTTACAGTATTAGTACTTCTGATTCTGATGTATTGGACACACTCTTCAGTGACAGGGCATATCATTTATAATAAGTCTGGAAGAGAAGACAGTAATGTTAAGCGTGTGCTTCTGAACTTAAGttagtgtgtgtattttaccGACATGGTATAGATGTCAATGAGACAAAAATACTGTTTACACCACCGTGTCTTGTATAATGCAACACCAGTACAAACTTCTCTCAAAATTCATCAGTGATGAATCAAAAAACATCCTTTTAAGTTTTGTGCCAGAACGCTTGTATAGGGGTGCAGTGGAtttctctcctttatttttctctgcactCATCGTCAAGTCAACATAGTCTAGACTTAAACGTTTAGTGTGTAGGAATTAGGAGGATCTGTTTGCACAAATGGAAGatcataactgtgtgtgtgtgtgtgtgtgtgtgtgtgtgtgtgtgtgtgtgtgtgtgtgtgtgtgtgtgtgtgtgtgtgtgtgtgtgtgtgtgtgtgtgtgtgtgtgtgtgtgtgtgtgtgtgtgtgtgtgtgtgtgtgtgagataggtCGTTCCAGCTAAACTAGACCCTGCTGCAGTGAGCGATGCGGAGGCTGCCAGGGTTGGATTACAACCCGTTAGAGACTGGAGAGCCTTCGGCCTACAGGGCTACCCAggtaaacaaacagagagagttgggttttttttgcataaatcaAATGCCAAGAATCTGACACGCTCTCAGCCCCAATCTAAATTCAGTACTCACATGGAATTTGTCATCTGACACTGTGTTGTTCAGggttcatcttcatctccaaTCCGTTCCTACTGGGCTCCCAACCCTTCTGGGTCACACAGTGTCTAAAGACCTACCCTAAGAAGCCCAACGTCTGCAACCTGGACATGCACATGTCTCCCTCGGACACCCAGGACATCTGGGGCAAGAGCATACATGGCCTCAGGTGAGACTGACCCGGGACAGTTATGCCTTGGACACACTACATGATTTTTCAAAGTTGTCAGATCGCTGTACCGCTCATACTACgcgacgtgctgtcttgtaatcgcaggCTGTATGTAGTtttgctgttcacactacgtgactcatctgcgaggggggggggggggggtcacacactacacaatcctTAACCAGGAGGAattgtcacgaaaacacacgtgagaagtgacacgggaaaatatgcgatacacacGCGAAACAGGaattttttgtcacttttacgatggatgtcaaaaagaaactgcaagAAACTCCTATGTTGGAagggtcagaaacaggaagtagtttgagcggacgctctccgtgtgttgtgtggacggagagaaTAACTTGATGCGTTAATATGTGGCTCGAGGTTACGCCGTGgttttgtttgcagtcatcaGCACGCCCGCTCGCTCGCTGCAAATTCTCTGGATAATCtcctgttgtattctcacatgggctcacttggacatttgcgttctcacatacgaCCACTGTGTTCGATTCCCTCCACAGCTGTCCTCCCTCTGGAAAGAGAGAACCAAAGACTCTACTGGAGCGGCTGCGCTGGGTCACTCTGGGATATCACTACAACTGGGAAACCAAGGTTAGTAACGCACTCTGCTTTGTTCGACTGCATCCATTCATCCGCACTGATATCATTCAGTTTGAAAATGCAAGACTCTACCTAGTTTACctcttttagtttgaaaaatgcTTTAGTCTGGACAAGTAGAAACTGatattttttctgaaacaaTGACGCAGATGGTCAGAGtgcggtcaaattgtcaaattttgCTTAGGAATTTTCCtgaatcttgaagtgacccggaagtatttgatcagcagccatgataagagctgttcggattctctaaatgcaaaggaaaggagcttcaatctttttttttcctacctcctttagcatagggtacagTGGATTTTCTTATGCGAAAGGAAAGCAGAAATAGACGcaccacaattcattgcagaaGATATTTAACATGACCGGTATGCACAAACGTAAATGATCAAATccaaaatagaaatagaaatagaagaagaagaagagtgaatgaatgaatgaatttgacccagaagagaccgttgcctatgaagcatttacatctgatgtcacacggtggtaaaacacactgaaacatgctgatggaggcGCTGCGTTTTTTGTCGTTCATCTTTGGAAATTTTTAGTTTtaccacgacagacgcatcaataacatccgtCGTCGCATAATGATTCTCTGATCCACTGtcagcttttcctaagtcctatctGCCCTCcattacacctttccttgacctcatgatgatttccattgaggtcaaggaatagtagataggaaaagacgataggaaggacaatcccaaTCCACCCTCACTTCCTGATGTGGTCTCATACATGTAAGTTATAATGGATCTTTTCCTGATTCGTCACATTCCTATCACGTGAcccttttcaaaatgaaaacaaacagtgtcGGCCTCAACTTTTAGTGGTGAATGCAAGTTCAAGTACTGAGACAACGAAATGCAGTCTTTGTGtctaaccagaagtgcaaaagagCAGTAAAGTGCAGAGTATGAACATGTATAGTAAAACAAGTTGTCTATGTTTGGTAAATTCCTTTCATAAAGCTTCAACTGCCTACTGTACGTGTGCAGGAGACAAATATTGTTTAGGCAATCTGCAATGTCCGCGGGCGTGTGCTTGGACGGTGCACATCACACGTGACGTGTTTTCAGGTGTATGAGTGTGGACAGAGATCATTTCTCTTACACAGCTAAAGCACTCagagtttattttaaaactgaGAACGTGTTGGTGTGGACGTGCCCTGAAAGATCTCCACCACATTTCTAAATCTATATCCAGTATATATAGCTGGTTAAAGTCGGGcatcaaatgtcaaaaaggTGGAGATCTTAGTTTTGACAGagatttaaagagaaaagaatagaCATGAAAATGCATGTACTCAGTGTGCTGTATCCTGTACAGCAGCGTTGTCCACTTTCATTCTGACAGGGATCATGAGATGAGGACCAACATGAATATTCAGTAACA
The Scophthalmus maximus strain ysfricsl-2021 chromosome 15, ASM2237912v1, whole genome shotgun sequence DNA segment above includes these coding regions:
- the LOC118286289 gene encoding SRA stem-loop-interacting RNA-binding protein, mitochondrial isoform X2, coding for MAASSKKAMDLFVTKIPWTVARNDLVEYFGQFGLVIKCRLPFNLDTGFHKGHCWVGFKTEKAKNSVLEKDRHVLDGTTVQVQIQTYRNGKGPGNQKSNSDTEHD
- the LOC118286289 gene encoding SRA stem-loop-interacting RNA-binding protein, mitochondrial isoform X3, with amino-acid sequence MAASSKKAMDLFVTKIPWTVARNDLVEYFGQFGLVIKCRLPFNLDTGFHKGHCWVGFKTEKAKNSVLEKDRHVLDGTTVQIQTYRNGKGPGNQKSNSDTEHD
- the LOC118286289 gene encoding SRA stem-loop-interacting RNA-binding protein, mitochondrial isoform X1; its protein translation is MAASSKKAMDLFVTKIPWTVARNDLVEYFGQFGLVIKCRLPFNLDTGFHKGHCWVGFKTEKAKNSVLEKDRHVLDGTTVQVTSVQIQTYRNGKGPGNQKSNSDTEHD